A genomic region of Blattabacterium cuenoti contains the following coding sequences:
- the carA gene encoding glutamine-hydrolyzing carbamoyl-phosphate synthase small subunit has translation MKNNIKKAMLVLEDGTEYPAYHFGASVSSSGEVVFNTAMVGYTESLTDPSYKGQILTYTYPIIGNYGVPYSSLNEGIQELYESDKVQVSGLIISYYSNRPYHWNMCFSLSDWLEENGVPGLYGVDTRFIAQKLRKKGGSMLGKILMEKEDLPFYDPNQENLSEKVSVQNKIQYGKGKYKILLVDFGLKNNILRCLLRRDCTIIRVPWDYDFTKEEYDGLVLSNGPGNPKIYEKPISYLRQAMKKERPIFGICLGNQLLGIAAGGDTYKLPYAHRGHNQPVVLLEKGQNFITSQNHGYVLDTTNISKEWKMFFKNLNDNTCEGIIHDCKPFFSVQFHPEASSGPIDTEFLFDIFINSMENKRIFQV, from the coding sequence ATGAAAAATAATATAAAAAAGGCTATGCTTGTACTGGAAGATGGAACAGAGTATCCAGCTTATCATTTTGGAGCATCAGTCTCTTCTTCTGGAGAAGTAGTTTTTAATACAGCTATGGTTGGTTATACGGAAAGTTTAACTGATCCTTCTTACAAAGGTCAAATATTGACCTATACTTATCCTATCATAGGAAATTATGGAGTTCCATATTCCTCTTTGAATGAAGGAATACAGGAATTATACGAATCCGATAAGGTTCAAGTATCCGGACTTATTATTTCCTATTATTCCAATCGTCCGTATCATTGGAATATGTGCTTTTCTCTATCGGATTGGTTGGAAGAAAATGGCGTACCTGGATTATATGGAGTAGATACTAGATTTATTGCACAAAAACTTAGAAAAAAAGGAGGAAGCATGTTAGGGAAAATTTTAATGGAAAAAGAAGATCTTCCTTTTTATGATCCTAATCAGGAAAATCTTTCTGAAAAAGTATCTGTACAGAATAAAATTCAATATGGAAAAGGAAAATATAAAATATTACTTGTAGATTTTGGATTAAAGAATAATATTTTGCGTTGTCTTTTACGGAGAGATTGTACGATAATCAGGGTTCCATGGGATTATGATTTTACGAAGGAAGAATATGATGGGTTGGTGCTATCTAATGGTCCTGGAAATCCAAAAATTTATGAAAAACCCATATCCTATCTTCGTCAAGCCATGAAAAAAGAACGACCTATATTTGGAATATGTTTAGGAAATCAACTTTTGGGGATTGCTGCAGGAGGAGATACTTACAAGCTTCCGTATGCACATAGAGGACATAATCAACCAGTCGTATTACTAGAAAAAGGACAAAATTTTATCACATCACAAAACCATGGATATGTTTTGGATACTACAAATATTTCTAAAGAGTGGAAAATGTTCTTTAAGAATTTAAATGATAACACTTGCGAAGGAATTATTCATGATTGCAAACCTTTTTTTTCGGTACAATTTCATCCAGAAGCATCAAGTGGACCTATAGATACTGAGTTTTTGTTCGATATTTTTATCAATTCTATGGAAAATAAAAGAATCTTCCAAGTATGA
- a CDS encoding aspartate aminotransferase family protein: protein MELFDVYPILDIELTKGEGVYVFDKQGHMYLDFYGGHAVISIGHSHPYYVRALTEQIHKISYYSNSVFISQKKKFANLLGRLSGYENYSLFICNSGTESNENALKIASFHTGKKKIIAFKGAFHGRTSGSVSVTDNYKIVSPFDAQHETIFIDYKDINFLERELKTGDICALITEGIQGISGIIDPGLNFFCKVWELCKKYDTIFIVDEVQSGYGRTGSFFSHQFYPVKPDLITIAKGMGNGFPIGGVLIHPKFIPYYGMLGTTFGGNHLACAAGIAVLEIMKKENLIENAKKMGNILLQELRMIPQIKKIRGRGLMLGIEFNFPIHDLKNILIYKEKVFVGTSNNSYVLRLLPPLIINVNHIKLFITKLKNALAYIIKNEK, encoded by the coding sequence ATGGAGTTATTTGACGTATATCCTATTTTAGATATAGAATTAACCAAGGGAGAAGGAGTTTATGTTTTTGATAAACAAGGTCATATGTATTTAGATTTTTATGGAGGACATGCAGTTATTTCCATTGGTCATTCGCATCCATATTATGTGAGAGCATTAACAGAACAAATTCATAAAATATCTTATTATTCGAATAGTGTTTTTATTTCTCAAAAGAAAAAATTTGCTAATTTACTTGGTCGTCTTTCAGGATATGAAAACTATTCGTTATTTATTTGCAATTCAGGAACTGAATCCAATGAAAATGCTTTAAAAATAGCATCTTTTCATACAGGAAAGAAAAAAATTATTGCTTTTAAAGGAGCTTTTCATGGAAGAACAAGTGGAAGTGTATCTGTGACGGATAATTACAAAATAGTATCTCCTTTTGATGCTCAACATGAAACTATATTTATAGATTATAAGGATATTAATTTCTTAGAAAGGGAATTAAAAACTGGAGATATTTGTGCTTTAATCACGGAAGGAATACAAGGAATATCTGGAATTATAGATCCTGGTTTAAATTTTTTTTGTAAAGTTTGGGAACTTTGCAAAAAGTACGATACAATTTTTATTGTTGATGAAGTTCAAAGTGGATATGGAAGAACTGGATCTTTTTTTTCTCACCAGTTTTATCCTGTTAAGCCAGATTTAATTACTATTGCTAAAGGAATGGGAAATGGATTTCCCATAGGAGGAGTACTTATACATCCTAAATTTATTCCTTATTATGGAATGTTAGGTACAACATTTGGTGGAAATCATCTAGCTTGTGCTGCTGGAATTGCTGTGTTAGAGATTATGAAAAAAGAGAATTTAATTGAAAATGCTAAAAAAATGGGAAATATCCTGTTGCAAGAATTGCGTATGATTCCTCAAATCAAAAAAATAAGAGGAAGAGGATTAATGTTAGGGATAGAATTTAATTTTCCTATTCATGATTTGAAAAACATTTTAATATACAAAGAAAAAGTATTTGTAGGAACATCTAACAATTCATATGTATTACGATTACTCCCTCCGCTGATTATTAACGTAAATCATATTAAGTTATTTATAACAAAACTAAAAAATGCCTTAGCATATATAATAAAAAATGAAAAATAA
- the argC gene encoding N-acetyl-gamma-glutamyl-phosphate reductase, whose amino-acid sequence MIKIGIIGGTGYTAGELMRLIVHHPKVRIHSVVSSSKSGIFIHTVHQDLLGEIDDMKFTDSLNKDIDVVFLCSGHGQSRKELKNLLETIKVIDLSQDFRIINQSVFLGRRFVYGLPELQKDIIKISRNIANPGCFATAILLALLPLAKEKLLKKNIHISAITGSTGSGKTMSDTNQFSWRNNNISTYKIFNHQHLQEIQQTIHQVQNNFSSEIYLIPYRGNFSRGIITTLYTYSSLSLERNKEIYKDYYKNHPFVEISDLNIDVKQVVNTNKCILHLLKEKDKLIVISVIDNLIKGASGQAVQNMNLMFHLDETCGLRLKSVRF is encoded by the coding sequence ATGATTAAGATAGGCATTATAGGAGGAACTGGATATACTGCTGGAGAATTGATGAGATTGATTGTTCATCATCCAAAAGTAAGGATACATAGCGTTGTAAGTAGCAGTAAATCAGGAATATTTATTCATACCGTTCATCAAGATCTATTAGGAGAAATAGATGATATGAAGTTTACCGATTCTTTAAACAAGGATATTGATGTAGTATTTCTTTGTTCAGGACATGGACAATCTAGAAAAGAATTAAAAAATCTATTAGAAACTATAAAAGTTATTGATCTTAGTCAAGATTTTAGGATTATTAATCAATCGGTTTTTTTAGGAAGAAGATTTGTCTATGGATTACCGGAATTACAGAAAGATATTATAAAAATATCTAGGAATATTGCTAATCCAGGATGTTTTGCTACAGCTATTCTTTTAGCTTTATTACCCTTAGCTAAAGAAAAACTATTAAAGAAAAATATTCATATTAGTGCTATAACTGGTTCCACAGGTTCGGGAAAGACGATGAGTGATACTAACCAATTTAGTTGGAGAAATAATAACATTTCTACTTATAAAATATTTAATCATCAGCATTTACAAGAAATACAACAAACTATTCATCAAGTACAAAATAATTTTTCATCGGAAATATATTTGATTCCTTATAGGGGTAATTTTTCTAGAGGAATTATAACTACTTTATATACTTATTCTAGTTTGTCTTTGGAAAGAAATAAGGAAATTTATAAAGATTATTATAAAAATCATCCTTTTGTGGAAATTTCTGATCTAAATATAGATGTAAAACAAGTAGTAAACACCAATAAGTGTATTTTACATCTTCTGAAAGAAAAGGATAAATTGATTGTTATTAGTGTAATAGATAATCTTATAAAAGGAGCTTCCGGTCAAGCTGTACAGAATATGAATCTTATGTTTCATCTAGATGAAACTTGTGGTTTGAGATTAAAATCCGTTCGTTTTTAA
- a CDS encoding argininosuccinate synthase domain-containing protein encodes MKIKVRVSHDKDTKYASLICKKIHESAKIRGTGIAKKDPEYIKSKMISGNAVIAFFDGKLAGFSYLEIYQNKEFVVNSGLIVFPEFRKQGLAKIIKIEIFKLSRKKYPNSKIFSITTSHPVIRINTELGFKPVAFSELPQSEDFWKGCQSCANFDILTRNKRKMCLCTGLLYNPYDEKENIHKNQKNRDYLIPGDKIVLAYSGGLDTSYCLKYLLQEGYEVHTVIINTGGFQEEELKKIQEIALNIGAISHRTIDAIEEYYQNCIKYLIFGNILKNNTYPLSVSSERIFQAIKIAQYATNIKAKAIAHGSTGAGNDQIRFDIAFQIICPDKITLSPIRDLKISRKEEIEYLRNSGVYNICWDQAKYSINKGIWGTSIGGKETLTSYHHFPDEVYPTKLRKKKSENLELEFEKGELVSVNREKGKAITNIIKIENIASEFAIGRGIHIGDTILGIKGRVAFEASAAIIIIKAHHLLEKHILTKWQLYWKEQLSNWYGMLLHEAQYLDPVMRDIEMFLSSTQERLTGTVHIILYPYRFHLVGIKSKFDLMDSNMAQYGEMNHAWTAEDVKGFTKILSNQMKMYHNLNKKEE; translated from the coding sequence ATGAAAATAAAAGTTAGAGTATCTCATGATAAGGATACAAAATATGCTTCCTTAATTTGCAAAAAAATCCATGAATCAGCAAAAATTAGAGGAACTGGTATTGCTAAAAAAGATCCAGAATATATTAAATCAAAAATGATTAGTGGAAACGCGGTGATTGCATTTTTTGATGGAAAATTAGCAGGTTTTAGTTATCTCGAAATTTATCAAAATAAAGAATTTGTAGTTAATTCTGGTTTGATTGTTTTTCCTGAATTTAGAAAACAAGGATTGGCAAAAATTATCAAAATTGAAATATTTAAACTTTCTAGAAAAAAGTACCCAAATTCTAAAATATTTAGTATCACAACAAGTCATCCAGTGATCAGAATTAATACGGAATTGGGGTTTAAACCTGTAGCTTTTAGTGAATTGCCACAATCAGAAGATTTTTGGAAAGGATGTCAAAGTTGTGCAAACTTCGATATATTAACTAGGAACAAAAGAAAAATGTGTCTTTGCACAGGACTTTTGTATAATCCATATGATGAAAAGGAAAATATCCATAAAAATCAAAAAAATAGAGATTACTTAATTCCTGGAGATAAAATTGTTTTGGCCTATAGTGGAGGATTAGATACGTCTTATTGTTTAAAATACCTCCTTCAAGAAGGATATGAAGTTCATACAGTAATTATTAACACAGGAGGATTTCAAGAAGAAGAATTAAAAAAAATTCAAGAGATAGCTTTAAATATTGGAGCTATATCACACAGAACTATTGATGCGATAGAAGAATATTATCAAAATTGCATAAAATATCTTATATTTGGAAACATTCTTAAAAATAACACTTATCCACTTTCAGTAAGTTCAGAAAGGATTTTTCAAGCTATTAAAATTGCGCAATATGCAACTAATATAAAGGCAAAAGCGATAGCTCATGGAAGTACTGGTGCGGGAAATGATCAGATTAGATTCGATATAGCCTTTCAAATTATTTGTCCAGACAAAATAACTTTATCTCCTATAAGAGATCTAAAAATTTCTAGAAAAGAAGAGATTGAGTATTTGCGAAATAGTGGAGTTTATAATATTTGTTGGGATCAAGCAAAATATTCTATTAATAAGGGAATTTGGGGAACTAGTATTGGTGGAAAAGAAACTCTTACCTCTTATCACCATTTTCCGGATGAAGTTTATCCGACAAAATTAAGGAAAAAGAAGAGTGAAAATTTAGAATTAGAATTTGAAAAAGGAGAATTAGTAAGTGTTAACAGAGAAAAGGGGAAAGCTATAACAAATATCATAAAAATTGAAAATATCGCCTCAGAATTTGCCATAGGTAGAGGAATTCATATAGGAGATACTATTTTAGGTATTAAGGGAAGAGTGGCCTTTGAAGCTTCAGCAGCCATTATCATTATTAAAGCTCATCATTTGTTAGAAAAACATATTCTTACAAAATGGCAACTTTATTGGAAAGAACAATTGTCAAATTGGTATGGGATGTTACTTCATGAGGCACAATATTTAGATCCTGTCATGCGTGATATAGAGATGTTTTTAAGTAGTACACAAGAAAGATTAACTGGGACGGTACATATCATTCTATATCCTTATAGATTTCATTTAGTTGGAATTAAATCTAAATTTGATTTAATGGATTCTAACATGGCTCAATATGGAGAAATGAATCATGCTTGGACAGCAGAAGATGTTAAAGGATTTACAAAAATATTGAGTAATCAAATGAAAATGTATCATAATTTAAATAAAAAAGAAGAATGA
- the dnaE gene encoding DNA polymerase III subunit alpha yields the protein MYLIVDTETTGLPINSNFPISNTENWPRVVQIAWQIHDFSGKLVEFKNFIIKPDHYDIPFNAFKIHGITNEIAKRDGENLIFVLKEFKKSFDNSQYLIGHNLEFDIRVIECEFFRKKEQIFFNKKKILDTKEISVSYCRLPGIRKKFKWPTLTELYYKLFGTKLSHSHNAANDVKATARCFLELLRLGIISSENLKIDENIILEFRKLHHSTISSSVVYFNKPYPSYTYIKKMKKKKKINHEELKKKKYSHIHNHTSFSILYSTIDIQSMIDRAIYFNMPAVGITDYGNMMGAFHFLNAIHSANKKYSSLKKSIKGIVGCEVFISDFYLQKKFTKEQPDKRYHQVLLSKNKAGYQNLAKLCSHGFIEGLYAGVPRVGKDLIEKYKKNLIALTGDLYAEIPQTILNKGKMKAEKVFLWWKELFEEDFYIELLCHGLEEEDYVNKVLLKFSEKYHVKYIVQNNTFYLDPKESYAHDILLCVKNGEKKNTPIGRGKGYRFGFPNHEFYFKSPEEMKEIFSDIPESFDFLEELVNKIESYHLSQKILLPKFQIPESFENSMDKIDGGHRGENSYLRSLAYEGAKKRYQHITTEVQERIHFELKTIEKIGYPGYFLIVQNFISQAKKMNISVGPGRGSVAGSVVAYCIGITDIDPIKYNLLFERFLNPDRISLPDIDIDFDDRGREKIIEWVVQKYGKNQVAQIITYATMGAKSAIRDTARVLDLSLKETDYIAKMIPNLLSLKVILSKKDHLLEKMSKEDMENVQKLRSISERKDTLEGKVLQQAKILEGSIRSTGIHACGIIISPHDIKEYVPVSISKESDLLITQFDNHVVEQAGLLKMDFLGLKTLTIIKEALNIIKKRIHVEEISFHLEDAKTYSLFQKGETVAVFQYESTGMRKYLRLLKPDKFDDLIAMNALYRPGPLQYLTNFIYRKHGKEAITYDLPEMEEFLKETYGITIYQEQVMLIAQKIAGFSKGETDFLRKAMGKKQKDVLNKMKNKFISQASRKGYPKNILEKIWKDWEYFSCYAFNKSHATCYAYIAFQTAYLKAHFPSEYMASVLSHNMDNIKQLTYFIKECKRMEISVIGPDINESDAFFKVTNYNCIRFGMRGIKGVGENAVKNIIQERENNGPYTSIFDLVKRIDLRIVNKKTLESLILSGSLDKFHIHREQYFHFEEEKKLSTLEKIIRFGSKFQKRRIQEKTSIKKKKKIEVEKPTIIKSEPWNNIYKLSKEKEVLGIYASSHPLDDYYYERKYFTNLSLDQLNKNEQKLIGKEIYTCGVLSKIEKKIYIKSGKKYGIFLLEDYHSSKEFCIYGQQYLKYEHLLFNNSLLHLYISIVQSKYNSCKVHIVHIESLQNVLTRLAEKLIIKIDLDDLNQVIIDNIDRLFSQQIGDKKLYVFIYDKDDHISLNLESKKYGVNINSNFLRKLEQIKGLDFCLN from the coding sequence ATGTATCTTATTGTTGATACCGAAACTACGGGTTTGCCTATAAATTCTAATTTTCCTATTTCCAACACGGAAAACTGGCCAAGAGTTGTTCAAATAGCATGGCAAATACACGATTTTTCAGGAAAATTAGTGGAATTTAAGAATTTTATTATAAAACCGGATCATTATGACATTCCTTTCAACGCTTTTAAAATTCATGGAATAACTAATGAAATAGCGAAAAGAGATGGAGAAAATTTGATTTTCGTTCTGAAAGAATTTAAGAAATCTTTTGATAATTCTCAATATTTAATTGGACACAATTTAGAATTTGATATAAGAGTTATTGAGTGTGAATTTTTTAGAAAAAAAGAACAAATTTTTTTTAATAAAAAGAAAATTTTAGATACTAAAGAAATATCTGTTTCTTATTGCAGATTGCCTGGCATAAGAAAAAAATTTAAATGGCCCACATTAACAGAATTATATTACAAGTTATTTGGAACAAAATTGTCCCATTCACATAATGCCGCGAATGATGTAAAAGCAACAGCTCGTTGCTTTTTAGAACTTTTACGTTTAGGAATTATCTCATCCGAGAATCTGAAAATAGATGAAAATATAATTTTAGAGTTCAGAAAACTACATCATTCTACAATTTCTTCCTCTGTGGTTTATTTTAATAAACCTTATCCATCATATACATATATAAAAAAAATGAAAAAAAAGAAGAAGATTAATCATGAAGAATTGAAAAAAAAAAAATATTCTCATATTCATAATCATACTTCTTTTTCTATTCTCTATTCTACCATAGATATTCAATCTATGATCGACAGAGCTATATATTTTAATATGCCTGCCGTAGGGATAACGGATTATGGAAATATGATGGGCGCTTTCCATTTTTTGAATGCTATTCATTCTGCAAACAAAAAATATTCTTCATTAAAAAAATCCATCAAAGGAATTGTAGGATGTGAAGTGTTTATTTCGGATTTCTATTTACAGAAAAAGTTTACCAAAGAACAGCCGGATAAACGTTATCATCAGGTTCTTTTGTCTAAGAATAAAGCTGGTTATCAAAACTTAGCCAAACTATGTTCTCATGGATTCATAGAAGGTCTTTATGCAGGGGTTCCTAGAGTTGGAAAAGATTTAATAGAAAAATATAAGAAAAATTTGATAGCTCTTACGGGAGATTTATATGCAGAGATTCCACAAACGATCCTGAATAAAGGGAAAATGAAAGCAGAAAAAGTTTTTTTATGGTGGAAAGAACTTTTTGAAGAAGATTTTTACATAGAGTTGTTATGTCATGGATTAGAAGAAGAGGATTATGTAAACAAAGTTTTACTGAAGTTTTCCGAAAAATATCATGTAAAATATATTGTGCAAAATAATACTTTCTATTTAGATCCAAAAGAATCTTATGCTCATGATATTTTACTTTGCGTAAAAAATGGAGAAAAAAAAAACACTCCTATAGGCAGGGGAAAAGGTTATAGATTTGGGTTCCCAAATCATGAATTTTATTTCAAAAGTCCAGAAGAAATGAAAGAAATTTTTTCGGACATTCCGGAATCTTTTGATTTTTTAGAAGAATTAGTGAATAAGATAGAATCTTATCATCTTTCACAGAAAATATTACTTCCAAAATTCCAAATTCCAGAGTCATTTGAAAATTCTATGGATAAAATAGATGGAGGTCACAGGGGGGAAAATTCTTATCTAAGAAGCCTTGCATATGAAGGTGCTAAAAAACGTTATCAACATATCACAACAGAGGTACAAGAAAGAATTCATTTTGAATTAAAAACAATTGAAAAAATTGGATATCCTGGTTATTTTCTAATTGTTCAAAATTTTATTTCTCAAGCTAAAAAAATGAATATATCCGTAGGACCAGGAAGAGGGTCCGTTGCTGGATCTGTGGTGGCTTATTGTATAGGAATTACCGATATAGACCCTATAAAATACAATCTTCTATTTGAGAGATTTCTAAATCCGGACAGGATTTCTTTACCAGATATAGATATTGATTTTGATGATAGAGGACGTGAAAAAATTATTGAATGGGTCGTACAAAAATATGGGAAGAATCAAGTAGCACAAATTATCACGTATGCGACTATGGGTGCGAAATCCGCTATTCGTGATACAGCAAGAGTGTTAGATTTATCATTAAAGGAAACAGATTATATCGCAAAAATGATTCCAAATTTACTTTCATTGAAAGTCATATTGTCAAAAAAAGATCATCTATTAGAAAAGATGAGTAAAGAAGATATGGAGAATGTTCAAAAATTGAGAAGCATTTCAGAGAGAAAAGACACTCTAGAAGGAAAAGTATTACAACAGGCAAAAATTTTAGAAGGTTCTATAAGAAGTACAGGAATACATGCCTGTGGAATCATTATAAGTCCACACGATATTAAAGAATATGTTCCAGTTTCCATTTCAAAAGAATCTGATTTATTGATCACGCAATTTGACAACCATGTAGTGGAACAAGCTGGATTGTTGAAAATGGATTTTCTAGGATTAAAAACCCTTACTATTATCAAGGAAGCTTTAAATATTATCAAAAAACGTATTCATGTTGAGGAAATTTCATTTCATTTGGAAGATGCAAAGACTTATTCTCTTTTTCAAAAAGGAGAAACCGTTGCTGTTTTTCAATATGAATCTACAGGAATGCGGAAATATTTACGGTTGCTTAAACCGGATAAATTTGATGATCTCATAGCCATGAACGCATTGTACAGACCTGGTCCATTACAATATCTTACCAATTTTATATACAGAAAACATGGAAAAGAAGCCATTACATATGATTTACCAGAAATGGAAGAATTCTTAAAAGAGACTTATGGAATAACCATTTATCAAGAACAAGTCATGTTAATAGCTCAAAAAATAGCTGGTTTTAGTAAAGGGGAAACCGATTTTCTTAGAAAGGCTATGGGGAAAAAACAAAAAGATGTATTAAATAAAATGAAAAATAAATTTATCAGTCAAGCCTCGAGAAAAGGATATCCGAAAAACATATTGGAAAAAATATGGAAGGACTGGGAGTATTTTTCTTGTTATGCATTTAACAAATCTCATGCCACATGTTATGCCTATATAGCTTTTCAAACGGCTTATCTGAAGGCTCATTTTCCTTCTGAATATATGGCATCTGTATTAAGTCACAATATGGATAATATTAAACAGCTTACTTACTTTATCAAAGAGTGCAAACGTATGGAAATTTCGGTGATTGGTCCGGATATCAATGAAAGTGATGCATTTTTTAAAGTCACAAACTATAATTGCATTAGATTCGGAATGAGAGGAATAAAAGGGGTTGGAGAAAATGCAGTAAAAAATATTATCCAAGAAAGAGAAAATAACGGACCATATACTTCTATTTTTGATTTGGTCAAACGTATTGACTTGCGTATAGTGAATAAAAAGACTTTGGAAAGTTTAATTTTATCCGGATCATTAGATAAATTTCATATACATCGAGAGCAATATTTTCATTTTGAAGAAGAAAAAAAATTAAGCACTTTAGAGAAAATCATTCGATTTGGATCGAAATTCCAAAAAAGGAGAATACAAGAGAAAACTTCTATAAAAAAGAAGAAAAAAATTGAAGTAGAAAAACCCACAATTATAAAAAGTGAACCATGGAATAATATATATAAATTATCCAAAGAAAAGGAAGTGTTGGGCATTTATGCATCTTCGCATCCTTTAGATGATTATTATTATGAAAGAAAATATTTTACTAATTTATCTTTAGATCAATTAAATAAAAATGAACAAAAGCTTATAGGAAAAGAAATTTATACATGTGGTGTTTTATCGAAAATAGAAAAAAAGATTTATATAAAAAGTGGAAAAAAATATGGAATTTTTTTATTAGAAGATTATCATTCTTCTAAGGAATTTTGTATTTATGGACAACAGTATTTAAAATATGAACATTTACTATTTAATAATAGCCTATTACACTTATATATTTCGATTGTCCAATCGAAATATAATAGCTGTAAAGTCCATATTGTTCATATAGAAAGTTTACAAAATGTTTTAACGAGATTAGCCGAAAAATTGATAATAAAAATTGATCTAGATGATTTAAATCAGGTAATCATTGATAATATAGATCGGCTATTTTCTCAACAAATAGGAGATAAAAAACTTTATGTTTTTATTTATGACAAGGACGATCATATTTCTTTAAATTTAGAATCTAAAAAGTATGGAGTTAATATTAACTCTAATTTTCTAAGAAAATTAGAACAAATAAAAGGTTTGGATTTTTGTTTAAATTAA